The Clostridiales bacterium FE2011 sequence ACCCACGGCCCGGAGGCTGCAGCCGTATTCCGTGCCGAAGAACCAGTACATGATGGCGATGAGCACGAGGGTCAGAAGGAGCATCAGCCAGATGGGATTATCCAGCGCCATGTGGCCGACGTTGCGCAGGGACACCAGCATGTTCTTATACTTGTTGATGCTCATAGGCACGTTGGCCCGGGAGCCGAGATCCGTACCGATGCCCTGGATCCGCAGGTTGACGGAATAGAGGGCAAGCTGGGTCAGGATACCGGCGAGGATGGCCGGGATGCCCATGGAGGTATGGAAGACGCCGGTGACCGCACCGGCCAGCATACCCACCACAAGGGCGATGAGGGTGGCCAGCCAGGGATTGACGCCGCTGGTGATCAGGATGGCCGCGACGGCACCGCCGGTGGCGAAAGAGCCGTCCACCGTCAGGTCCGCGATATCCAGGATGCGGAAGGTGATGTAGACCCCGATGGCCATGATGCCCCAGATGAGACCCTGGGCCACGGCGCCGGGAAGCTGGTTAAGTAGCTGTGCAATGTTCAAGGGAAACCTCCGGTAAATCAGAATTCATAATTCATAATTCATAATTCAGAATTATTTTTTTGCGGATACATAAAGTATGAGTAAACCGCAACGCCTACGTTGTCATTTCGAGCGACCGAAGGGAGTCGAGAAATCTCCCGGCCCGTCCACGTTCGGGAACGCAATAGGGACAGCGCGGCGTTCACGCTGGGCGGAATATGACAGAGGGAAAAGAACACTCGAACCCCTTCCTCGGGTTGAAGAAGGGGTGGAGTTGTTGATAGCCTACGGCAAGAGCAGTGACAGGGGGACAGACCCACAGTCACATTTTCTTCGAAAACAGTGACAGTGGTTCAGTCCCCAGCAGTCACACTCTTGCCGCTGCTGCGCTGCGGATGAATCCTTGCGCAGGGATTACTCGATCGGCAGATAGCCTTCGGGGATGGTGACACCAAGCTCGGCGGCGTTGGCGGCATTGTACTTCTTGGTGAACTGGGGCGCATAGGCAATGGGCATGGCCGCGATGTCAGCGCCGTTCACCAGGATGTCATAGGCCATTTCACCGGTCTTGTAGCCGATGTCATAGTAGGAGATGGTCAGGGTGGCGACGCCGCAGCCGGCGCAGATGCCTTCCTCACCGGCGACAACCGGGGTCTTGGCGGGGATCACCACGTTGGCAATGGCTTCGGTATTGCCGGCGGCGGTGTTATCGGTGGGGATGTAGATGACGTCGCACTCGGTCGCGGTCTGGGCGACGGAGGCCAGGTCGTTGGAGTCATTGAAGCCGTAGCGCTTGCACTCCAGGCCCATGGCGGTCAGGTAGCCCTCGATGGTCTTGAT is a genomic window containing:
- a CDS encoding ABC transporter permease; this encodes MNIAQLLNQLPGAVAQGLIWGIMAIGVYITFRILDIADLTVDGSFATGGAVAAILITSGVNPWLATLIALVVGMLAGAVTGVFHTSMGIPAILAGILTQLALYSVNLRIQGIGTDLGSRANVPMSINKYKNMLVSLRNVGHMALDNPIWLMLLLTLVLIAIMYWFFGTEYGCSLRAVGSNQQMARAQGINTNTGKLVGLMISNGLVAFSGALMAQYQGFADVSMGRGAIVIGLAAVIIGEVIFGKLFRNFALKLLAVSLGAIIYYLVIQVVLWLGLNTDDLKLLTALVVAVFLAMPYWKDRILTRKLKGGKHHG